One part of the Anguilla anguilla isolate fAngAng1 chromosome 11, fAngAng1.pri, whole genome shotgun sequence genome encodes these proteins:
- the LOC118208539 gene encoding protein disulfide isomerase Creld1 isoform X1, with protein sequence MMWSPRPLLLAVVLCSVLSVVRVKTAPCQACRKLTENFMKGLERTANKNFGGGNTAWEEEKLAKYARSETRLLEIVESACESSDFDCNRLLEQIEDQVETWWFHRQEEAPDLFEWLCIDELRLCCPPGRFGPDCAECPVGPGGVCGGLGRCEGEGTRLGGGECVCDPGYSGQLCQDCAHGYYREKTSNHTQPSCSACYHACKKCSGPEDYKCLDCKPGWSLHDHKCVDIDECGTELARCPSNTYCFNTDGSYECRGCDQACVGCMGSGPARCKKCSRGYRLTGAKCLDVDECTERAIACPGLNEVCVNEEGSFRCECAEGYQRKDSICVENLPPSGPEKGLFEDMTDDEVLVLQQMFFGVVICALATLAAKGDMVFTAIFIGGVAAMAGYWLSEKGDRMLDGFLRGR encoded by the exons A TGATGTGGTCACCAAGGCCCCTCCTACTGGCTGTAGTACTGTGCTCAGTCCTCTCTGTGGTGCGTGTAAAGACCGCCCCCTGCCAAGCCTGTCGCAAACTCACAGAGAACTTCATGAAG GGTCTGGAACGAACGGCCAATAAGAACTTTGGGGGTGGGAACACGGcatgggaggaggagaaactGGCCAAATATGCACGCAG TGAGACCCGGCTGCTGGAGATTGTGGAGTCGGCATGTGAGAGCTCAGACTTTGATTGCAACAGACTACTGGAGCAGATCGAGGACCAGGTGGAGACATGGTGGTTCCACAG ACAGGAAGAGGCACCAGATTTGTTTGAGTGGTTATGCATTGATGAACTCAGGCTGTGTTGTCCACCAGGGAGATTTGGACCTGATTGTGCTG AGTGTCCTGTGGGGCCtggtggggtgtgtggtggTCTGGGGCGttgtgagggggaggggacacGCCTGGGGGGCGGAGAATGCGTCTGTGACCCAGGCTACTCTGGCCAGCTGTGCCAGGACTGTGCACATGGCTACTATAGAGAAAAGACGTCCAATCACACGCAGCCTTCCTGTTCAG CATGCTACCATGCCTGTAAGAAGTGCTCCGGGCCAGAGGACTACAAATGCCTGGACTGCAAGCCAGGCTGGTCTCTTCATGACCACAAGTGTGTGG ACATCGATGAGTGTGGTACAGAACTGGCTCGATGTCCCTCCAACACATACTGCTTTAACACAGATGGCTCCTACGAATGCAGAG GCTGTGACCAGGCCTGCGTGGGCTGCATGGGCAGTGGTCCAGCCCGTTGCAAGAAGTGTTCCCGTGGCTACAGACTGACAGGAGCCAAGTGCCTGG atgtgGATGAGTGCACTGAGCGAGCGATTGCATGTCCTGGTCTGAATGAGGTCTGTGTTAATGAGGAGGGGTCCTTCCGCTGTGAGTGTGCGGAGGGGTACCAGCGCAAGGACAGCATCTGCGTAGAGAACCTGCCCCCTT cggGCCCAGAGAAAGGCCTTTTTGAGGACATGACGGATGACGAGGTGCTGGTTCTGCAGCAGATGTTCTTCGGCGTGGTGATCTGCGCCCTGGCCACGCTGGCTGCCAAGGGGGACATGGTCTTTACCGCCATCTTCATCGGGGGCGTGGCCGCCATGGCCGGATACTGGCTGTCGGAGAAAGGGGACCGCATGCTGGACGGGTTTCTGCGGGGACGCTAG
- the LOC118208539 gene encoding protein disulfide isomerase Creld1 isoform X2, which translates to MWSPRPLLLAVVLCSVLSVVRVKTAPCQACRKLTENFMKGLERTANKNFGGGNTAWEEEKLAKYARSETRLLEIVESACESSDFDCNRLLEQIEDQVETWWFHRQEEAPDLFEWLCIDELRLCCPPGRFGPDCAECPVGPGGVCGGLGRCEGEGTRLGGGECVCDPGYSGQLCQDCAHGYYREKTSNHTQPSCSACYHACKKCSGPEDYKCLDCKPGWSLHDHKCVDIDECGTELARCPSNTYCFNTDGSYECRGCDQACVGCMGSGPARCKKCSRGYRLTGAKCLDVDECTERAIACPGLNEVCVNEEGSFRCECAEGYQRKDSICVENLPPSGPEKGLFEDMTDDEVLVLQQMFFGVVICALATLAAKGDMVFTAIFIGGVAAMAGYWLSEKGDRMLDGFLRGR; encoded by the exons ATGTGGTCACCAAGGCCCCTCCTACTGGCTGTAGTACTGTGCTCAGTCCTCTCTGTGGTGCGTGTAAAGACCGCCCCCTGCCAAGCCTGTCGCAAACTCACAGAGAACTTCATGAAG GGTCTGGAACGAACGGCCAATAAGAACTTTGGGGGTGGGAACACGGcatgggaggaggagaaactGGCCAAATATGCACGCAG TGAGACCCGGCTGCTGGAGATTGTGGAGTCGGCATGTGAGAGCTCAGACTTTGATTGCAACAGACTACTGGAGCAGATCGAGGACCAGGTGGAGACATGGTGGTTCCACAG ACAGGAAGAGGCACCAGATTTGTTTGAGTGGTTATGCATTGATGAACTCAGGCTGTGTTGTCCACCAGGGAGATTTGGACCTGATTGTGCTG AGTGTCCTGTGGGGCCtggtggggtgtgtggtggTCTGGGGCGttgtgagggggaggggacacGCCTGGGGGGCGGAGAATGCGTCTGTGACCCAGGCTACTCTGGCCAGCTGTGCCAGGACTGTGCACATGGCTACTATAGAGAAAAGACGTCCAATCACACGCAGCCTTCCTGTTCAG CATGCTACCATGCCTGTAAGAAGTGCTCCGGGCCAGAGGACTACAAATGCCTGGACTGCAAGCCAGGCTGGTCTCTTCATGACCACAAGTGTGTGG ACATCGATGAGTGTGGTACAGAACTGGCTCGATGTCCCTCCAACACATACTGCTTTAACACAGATGGCTCCTACGAATGCAGAG GCTGTGACCAGGCCTGCGTGGGCTGCATGGGCAGTGGTCCAGCCCGTTGCAAGAAGTGTTCCCGTGGCTACAGACTGACAGGAGCCAAGTGCCTGG atgtgGATGAGTGCACTGAGCGAGCGATTGCATGTCCTGGTCTGAATGAGGTCTGTGTTAATGAGGAGGGGTCCTTCCGCTGTGAGTGTGCGGAGGGGTACCAGCGCAAGGACAGCATCTGCGTAGAGAACCTGCCCCCTT cggGCCCAGAGAAAGGCCTTTTTGAGGACATGACGGATGACGAGGTGCTGGTTCTGCAGCAGATGTTCTTCGGCGTGGTGATCTGCGCCCTGGCCACGCTGGCTGCCAAGGGGGACATGGTCTTTACCGCCATCTTCATCGGGGGCGTGGCCGCCATGGCCGGATACTGGCTGTCGGAGAAAGGGGACCGCATGCTGGACGGGTTTCTGCGGGGACGCTAG
- the wu:fl23c11 gene encoding interleukin-17 receptor C has translation MEKCVPQVEGSMAHLLKLGGVLLSFSLCATAVVLQKIEYDQNPQLTCAQGLTDCRVEAEDLFGHDSDVDVSRLELKALLCCSRGSDCRPCIQIHIYLTVTALYDDQELSGYQVDEESKEREEEWGSGEHMLPSQTEASINVCYTVPSFLNECKTLKFTLPPRAMEDHKSGMWLSLVVSDKLLFGSPVFVTAKSTHENVTLPAENDVCSRALKRIVNECNVPRLLTVIDREKGVATLQLDEEDMNYSFPMGLCQIYAERGDCRYQQLNSTSKKIMIPLHSVTPCLCFQVWWIKDNALRVNSCPFVNYTEFLKNMWDNVSVSVDPVPTNGNDTVLSWTLSAPCRVEAELWLCRMEKGGAGQGCGEVEGSRLRLQDSILTDWQVNSQGHWIKGEFGNTDPHPSLCVLGKVQGMSSELGPLCPFAGSAPKGHWSLTILVSVLILCLAILGAYLLQSSLKGWVWKCFKDEDIRGAVGGGQVVLLYPPDPDQALPGLVCRLGSSLSALGFSVSLDLWSRGELSILGPVPWLHSRLDRLQRHGGKVVLILTRAALERAEEWGRWGRDRDGVCGNGKDSEEQEEFTSHCSPYADVFSASLSCVLADYLQGRAGERFVLAQFESLPPLPLGNGQPLPELFRGLPLFSLPSQSLGFLTELAVARGGPSRRRRAGGLRAASRALAVGLRGFGSSGGFRLPGFSPGSAAAGVEDLWETVPLQPCHTPPPSSPSSSPKSGNVAWV, from the exons GGCCTCACAGACTGCAGAGTGGAAG CTGAGGACCTGTTTGGACATGACTCAGATGTGGATGTCAGTAGACTGGAGCTCAAGGCAttgctgtgctgcagtaggggCAGTGACTGCAGGCCTTGCATACAGATCCATATTTACCTCACTGTCACAG CACTCTATGACGACCAGGAGCTGTCAGGTTACCAGGTGGATGAAGAAAGCAAAGAGCGAGAGGAGGAATGGGGAAGTGGCGAGCATATGCTCCCCAGCCAGACAG AAGCCTCAATAAATGTGTGTTACACTGTCCCAAGCTTTTTAAATGAGTGCAAGACACTAAAGTTCACACTGCCCCCTCGTGCCATGGAGGACCATAAGTCTGGG ATGTGGCTGTCACTGGTGGTATCTGATAAGTTGTTGTTTGGAAGTCCTGTGTTTGTTACTGCCAAATCCACCCATGAGAATGTCACGCTGCCCGCTGAAAACGATG tgTGTTCCCGAGCCCTAAAGAGAATtgtgaatgaatgtaatg TGCCCAGACTGCTCACTGTCATTGACCGAGAGAAGGGTGTGGCCACACTGCAATTGGATGAGGAGGACATGAACTACTCTTTCCCAATGGGATTGTGTCAGATATATGCAGAGAGGGGAGACTGCAGATACCAACAATTG AACTCAACAAGCAAGAAGATTATGATTCCGCTGCACTCTGTCACTCCCTGCCTGTGCTTTCAG GTGTGGTGGATAAAAGATAATGCGCTGCGTGTGAACAGCTGTCCCTTTGTGAACTACACAG AGTTCCTCAAGAACATGTGGGACAACGTATCAGTGTCCGTGGATCCCGTGCCGACAAACGGCAATGACACGGTCCTGTCCTGGACCCTGAGTGCCCCCTGCAGGGTTGAAGCTGAACTGTGGCTGTGCAGAATGGAAAAGGGAGGGGCCGGGCAGGGGTGCGGAGAGGTCGAGGGCTCCAGGCTGCGACTTCAGGACAGCATACTGACAGACTGGCAAGTGAACAGTCAAGGGCACTGG ATAAAAGGAGAATTTGGCAATACGGATCCTCATCCTTCGCTGTGTGTACTG GGAAAGGTGCAAGGAATGAGCAGTGAGCTGGGCCCTTTGTGTCCCTTTGCAG GTTCAGCTCCAAAAGGTCACTGGAGCCTGACAATTCTGGTCAGTGTGCTGATACTCTGTCTGGCGATCCTGGGAGCCTACCTGCTGCAGAGCAGTCTTAAAG GTTGGGTGTGGAAGTGTTTCAAAGATGAGGACATAAGGG GTGCAGTTGGGGGTGGGCAAGTTGTGCTGCTGTACCCCCCAGACCCGGACCAGGCCCTCCCTGGGCTGGTGTGCAGGCTGGGCTCTTCCCTGTCGGCTCTGGGCTTCAGCGTGTCTCTGGACCTGTGGAGCCGGGGGGAGCTGAGCATACTGGGGCCCGTGCCCTGGCTGCACTCCCGGCTGGACCGGCTGCAGCGGCACGGGGGCAAAGTGGTTCTGATCCTGACGCGCGCGGCGCTCGAGAGGGCGGAGGAGTGGGGGCGTTGGGGCAGGGACAGGGATGGAGTCTGTGGAAACGGGAAAGACAGTGAAGAACAGGAGGAGTTCACCTCCCACTGCTCCCCTTACGCCGACGTCTTCAGCGCGTCGCTGAGCTGCGTTCTGGCGGACTACCTGCAGGGCCGCGCTGGGGAGCGCTTTGTCCTGGCGCAGTTTGagtctcttccccccctccccctggggaACGGGCAGCCGCTGCCCGAACTCTTCAGGGGCCTGCCGCTCTTCAGCCTTCCTTCTCAGAGCCTGGGCTTCCTGACCGAGCTGGCGGTGGCCCGCGGGGGGCCCAGTCGGCGGCGCCGGGCGGGGGGGTTACGGGCAGCCTCACGGGCGCTGGCAGTGGGGCTCCGGGGTTTCGGGAGCTCAGGGGGTTTCCGGCTACCAGGGTTCTCCCCGGGCAGTGCTGCTGCAGGGGTGGAGGACCTGTGGGAGACTGTGCCCCTACAGCCATGCCACACACCACCGCCATCCAGCCCCAGCTCCAGCCCCAAGTCTGGAAATGTGGCCtgggtgtag